The DNA region TCCCAGATGGCGCAGGCGAACATGCCGTTCAGCTTGTTGAACAGCCTGTCCTTCCACTGCTCCCAGCCATGGACCAGAACCTCGGTGTCCGAGTGGTCTGTCGCAAAGACATGCCCGGCAGCCTCGAGCTCTTTTCTCAGCTCGCGGTGATTGTAGATCTCTCCATTGAAGACCACCCATACGGTTGCATCCTCGTTGCACATCGGCTGGTTGCCGGTGGCCAGGTCGACGATCGCAAGCCTGCGGAAGCCCAATGCGACGTCTGGCGACAAATGGAAGCCGCTGTCATCGGGGCCGCGGTGTTCGATACTGGCCGCCATATTCCGAATCCGGGCGTTCGCGTCCGGACAGGCGCCAAAATGCAGAATGCCAGCAATGCCACACATTTTTTATCTACCTGGATCAAGGACGCGTGGCGACGGCACGAATTCGTGTGGCACGGCAAATGATCTCCGCATTCACAATATCACCAAGACTGACCCAAAACCTTCGCATAGACCCACAACTGCTCTCCAGCCTGACCACCAGTTCGAAACCTGCCTATCTCATCATGGCCCGTGCACAAGCTTCCCCGCACCGCGAGACTTCCCGATATGAATCCATCGATGCAATGCATTGCCCATTACGACCACGGCCCGCCAAAGTGCGACAGCGCCCGGCATTCAGGCAGAATGTGCAGTTCGGGACGGCGCATACAGGGGGACCGAACCGGGCCCGCGGTCAGTCAATCTACTCGTCAATCAAGATCTACGCCAAACCGTCGTCCGACGATCTCCGGTCGAGACATCGGATCGATGTCTGTCCCGTCGACCGTAGCATGCCTAATCCATACCGGAGCTGCTCCAGTTTGGACAATTACACCGGATGGAAGAACACGCAAAATGCGGCCGGGCACGCGAGGATGATCTCGGAACAAGAAGCGATCGTATCGCTGAACCCTGAGAACTTTCCACTTCTCGGAGCCAAGATACGTAAACGCGCCTGGATACGGCGGCACCTGCGCTCGGACGAAGTCGCAAATTTGGCGATCGGTCATCGCGAAGTCGATCAGTCCGTCTGCCTCCGTCCTCTTCGGGAAGTGAGACAAGAACCGGCGATCCTGGGAGAACCCAGCTTCCCCCGCCGACAGCTTTCGAATTGCCGCCAGAAACAAGTCGGCACCGACATCCATGACCTTTTCGTATAACGTCTTGACGTCGTCATGCTCTGTTATTTCGACGACCTGAGTAGCCATGATGTCTCCGTCGTCCGCATTTGCGGTCAAACGGAACACAAAGACTTCAATATCCGATTGTCCGTGTATGATGCTCCAGACTAGCGGCGCCCGCCCCAATCCGAGCGGAGGATGGCCGGCATGTATCCCCAGCGCTCCCAATCGAGCCAGCGAAAAGACTTCAGAGGGAATCAGTCGATTCCATCCGTTCACGATCAGAAGGTCAAAGTCTACCGCTTCTACGTCTGAAACTTCGATCTTGTATTCTCGGAGGCGAATGCAATTCAATCCGTGCGCTAGGCACCAAGGCGATACATCAACGTATCCAGACACTGCGTATTTTGTACCCAGCGCCGGCGGAATAGTTACAACCGCGGCGACGTCAATGCCGGCCTTGGTCAACTGCCCGAGACCATGCAGGCCGTTTTCGGCGCAGGTCACATAGAGAACCTTCGGGCTGTCGAGCGACATTTAGTTGCCCAATCCATGGAAGTAGGGTCCCTTCAGAAGTAGGTCTTTTTCGAACCACCAATCTGGATGGACCAATACCTGAAAGCGCGAGTGCTTGTTGAAGTGCACAGTCGGATCTCCTTCGCGCCAAAATCCATTCGAGTCCGATAGATATTTCATGTCTCCAAAGAAGCGCTTTTCAAGTGCATAATTCCGGAATCCCGCTTCCAGCGGATCGAAGCTATCGTGATAATTTCCGGTTTGGTGAACGACTTGGCTGATGTCCCGATGCTCGGACGCCGAGTGTATTTCAAGCCCCGTGATTGCCTCGAGCACGGCCTTCTCCTTGCGCAACAACGCAACTGGCGGCATGCCCAAGGCTCGTCCGATGGTCATAGCCTCAAAATGCAAGCCAATTTCATGTCCCATTGCTCGCAAAGCGTGGATGAGGCGATACACGTGCGGGGTGAAGCAATTGTACTCGTGTGCATGAACTCTAAAGAAGTAGGTTGCCGTAATCCCCAGATCCGACTCAATCAAAGCAAGCTGGCTTACTCCATTGAGAGTGTAGTCGACGTCATGCCTCAGAATGAGAGTACGCTCGTTGGCGGCATCATATTTCTCAAACGAAGTCACTCTGTAGTCATTATCGAGAGCTGCACGCAACAGGTGCCGATAGTACTCAAACGTGAACGGCTTTGGGTTGGAGGAGCTAGACATCGAGTTGAACTACCAACGGTTGGAGGGCTCTTCAGATCAACGATAAGGCATTTTCGGGATGCCCGTGCCGGTCGCCAGGTCGACGAGCGCAAGCCTGCGGAAGCCCAATGCGGCGTCTGGCGACAAATGGAAGCCGCCGTCATCGGGGCCGCGGTGTTCGATACTGGCCGCCACATTCCGAATCCGGGCGTTCGCGTCCGGACAGGCGCCAAAATGCAGAATGCCAGCAATGCCACACATCTGAATCTACTCGACCTCGGTGCCCGCCGGCGCCAGCACGAACTTACTGTCAGGGCTGCGATAGGCTTCGATCATCGCCCCGGCAATATGATCAGGATCATGCCATCGCTCGACATAGCGACGAGCCCGCTTCCCCAGCTCCGTCCACTCGGCGCGACGCTCGAGAATAGCCGCGAGATCTTCCGTGAGCCGCCCGGGATCGACGTTCAAGATCGCAAGATCATCCCGCATGGCCGGCGGGACGAACTGCAGGTCGCTTTCCCTGATGTAGCCTACCACCGGCTTTCCCATAGCCATCATCTCGACGGCAAAGCCGCCGTACCAACCCGCAAGCACCTGGTCAATGGCAAGATCGGCGGACCTGTAAATGGCCATCGCCTCTTCATGGGTTTTCTTTTCAACCAGGATCAGCTCGAAGTCGAACCGGGACTTCAGACGCTCCAACGCATCGAGTATCATCTGAGTGCCCTTGATACTCGGATCGCTCGGCGCGTGGACAATTCTCGGCCTGCCTTCAGCGCGAGGATACTCGGGCGAGAAATGACCGATCTCCACGTTGGCGTAAGGCAGGAACTGGCCTCCCGGAACGACGTGCCCCAGTTCCGGATTGAGATAGAACACGCGGTCAAACAGCGGAAGTACGCGATCGATCAGGCGGGACCGGCGCGCATCGAGCGACGTGACGCAAACTTCATAGGCGGAGCAACGCCCGCTGGCGCACATAGTCCACTCGTTTCGCCGATTGCCTTCGCCCGCAAGCCTTGCGTCACATCCCTGCAGGGTCATGAACCGCTTCTTGCCCAACCCCTTGGCCAGCTTGAGATCGATCGTCACGAGCCGATTCAACAGCGGTCCCATCCGGCCGACGCCCTCGAACGCGTAGCCTGGATACAGGAACGTTGTTCCAAAATAGTAGTGGAGCACGTCGTAGCGAAGCAGCGCCGACAACCCGAACAACGCGCTCCGCGCCACTTTCTGAAAGTCAGTTGCCGTGTCGTCATACAGAACCTTGTCGGCCGGGTACCGAAACCAGGTTCCGCTTCGAATGACCAGGTCGCTCCGGTTTCCGCGCCGGCGCTCGGCACGCGAGAGTGACCAGGGCTGATTACCGATATTGAAGGGGCCGTGAAGGATTTTCATCTTGCTGAGCGAATGTGACGATCTGTGCGCGTTGCTGTCATGCATCACGATGGCGGTTCAGGCCGGAACGGATTCGATCTGCCGTCGATACGCTGCCAACTGCAGCTCGACGATTCTCGCCGCAGAATGATACTTTTGGATCCAGGCTGCTCCGGCAGCGCCGAGTCCATGCCGGTCGTCCCGATCCGCGACGATCTTGCGCAGCGCCTCGGCGATCTCACTCTCGGTCGATGCCGACAAGGTGGGAGGCGCTTCGGAAAAGAATTCTTCGGCCATACCCGAATCCACATTGGTGATGACGCGCCTGCCAAGCGCGAGCGCCTCAAAGGTGATTCCACCGAATGATGGAAGAACGAACTGATCCAGCACAGCGTGGCTGCGGAGATATGTCCTCCACAACTCCGGTTTGCGCATCGGCGCAAGCCACTGCACCTTATCGTCGAGCCCCAGACTCCGTATGAGCTCCCGCGAGGCATCAAGGTCGCGTCCCCAGGCGATCATCGCAAGTCGCAGCGTCGGCGCCTGCTGCGCAACGCGCGCGAAGGCGCGGATCAACCGGTCATTCCCCTTTACCAGGCTGGGGTCCGCATCCCGCCAGTCCTGTCGGGTCGGATGAAAAACAACGACCTGGTCGTCGGGCGGCCTGATCGCGCTGTTTCTCGCCCAGAATTCAACGAGCTTCGTATCGTCGAACGCATGCGGAAGCGGCGTGATCCGATCCGGCGGCACGCCAAGCCGTCGTGCGGCAGGCACGCAATCGATGTTGGTGACGAAGACGTGGTCGGCCCCGAGGAACACGGTGGCGGTGAGCCGCCCGAGGCTGTCGTCCTGAAACGGGATTGCGCGCAACGTTCCATGCTCATATGCAAAATAGGGGCGCTGAGCGAGCAGCGGCCAGGCACCATCGGTGGCGTACGCCTGGATGACATCAAACCGATCCAGCAGGCCCGTAAGCGGCGCGAGCCGGGCCCGGTAGCTGCCAAAGTCCGGGGTGCTTGGCGGAGAACCCGGCGCACGCCCCTGCCGCCAGACATCAACAAGCCGCTGCTGCTCCGGGTCATCCTTTGCCAGAACGCGTCGCATGACGATGTCGCGCGCCATCGCGGGGGAGCGACGAATCCTCCGCCTTATTTTCTGGCCGAGACGGATCACGCGGGCAGACACTCTCTGCGAACATACGGACTGCCGGGCTCGATCCAGCGAGCGTCGGAATTCCTCGGCGAGGTCCGGCTGCCCGCCGACTTCAGCGGCGATCATCGAACAACACAAGTTCAGAGGTCCAGAGGCAAACCATCTCGGCCGCTGATAGCCTCCGAGATCGACCCCGGTCCAGTCCGGAAAGAATGGATCTCCGAGATCTCCCTCAAACGTCGCCTCCTCCCATTCCGGGGAAGCCATGATGTGATAGTTTTCGTAGGCGATGACATAAGCGTCGATGCCGTGCTGGCGCTGGATCCTGGCATTGTTGAATGCGTTGTTCGCGATGTTGCCGAGGTGCAGCACACGCAGCGCTCGCCCATGCTGTTCCTGGAAACGCCGATGCCAATCCAGGCCTTGCGGCTGCGGCGAACGCGCGATTACGCCTGGCGTGTCGACCGATGTCACCGCAGATACCCTTGCGACCCGATCATCGGGGTGACGTCCCGGCGAGCGCACTGAGACCTTCTGAAACAGGCTGCCTCGCAATCTGGAATGGATGCTGCCAATTCCCCACGAGGGGAATGGCGTTGCGCCGGGCTTCCTCCTGCTCCTGCTGGGACCGAATGCGATCGACGACACCAGGCGGAAAGCTTGCAGTGTCCCGATAGAGCTGTCCAAGCCGCGCAGCGATCGCCGATATGCCGTGCCATCGCTCGACATAGCGCCGGCCCTGCTCGCCGATCGTGCGAAGGCTATCCCGATTGCGGATCACCCACAGCAATGCCTGCTCAAGTTCATCCGGCGTTGCGTTGATGATCGGACATTCCTCCGGCGCTTCGACCAGATCCGGGCTTCTAACGTAGCTCAGGACCGGCTTGCCGAGCGCCATCGCCTCGAGCGCGGTGTAGCCGTAAGCACCGCCGATAAACTGATCCGCCACGATGTCGGATTGGGCGAAAAGCGCGAGGACCTCGCTGTTGGGAACGCCTTGTATCTTGCAATACTCGATGTCGTGTCCCTGCACCTTCAGCCTGTCTATCGTCCGCTCCAGGTATTTTGAGCCCTTGAAGTGCGTGTGATTAGGCGCGTGAGCGATGCGAAGGGGACCGGATGGCGGCGCATCCGGGAGAACTGCTTTGAACCGATCCAGATCCAACGGCCAGTAGTTGATATGTTTTGCCGCAGGCATGTAGGTGAGCATATCGCCGAGCGAGACCAGGGCCGTTACGGACTTGGTCAATTCGGAAACGTAGTGTTGAGCCTCTGCGTCGTGACACGCGCAATATTTGGGCGGTTCCGTGCAGTCGACGCAGAAATTCCATTTGCCGAGGGCCAGGGTCGCAAGCCTGGTACGAACATCGGCACCATACGCATAGATATAGACCCGCTTGCCGGCTCGCCGCAGAGCCGCAAGCTCCTCGGAATTGATCTGCAAGCGCTCCGTCGAATCAAGCAACCCGCGGTCGGCGAAGAAGTGAAACACATCATACCGAACCAGGGCCCATGCGAGCACCAAACGCTGGAACGCGAGGCCCAGGCCAAACCTGAGCGCCAGCATGTAAGGCCGTTGGAGATTCAGATCGAAGCGCGACGTTATGATATAGGTTACGTAGACAAGAGAGGTCGATCGAAAGCCAAGCTCCCGATCTGCCCTGGATTTAAGCTGCAGGGTCAGGATCGGCGTTACGCCCCATAAGCTCCTGGGCTGCCCGCGCCGCAACCGCACGGCTCCAAGTGCTGGAGCGACGCAAATCGCGAGTGTTAGAATGACAATCGAAAGTGCGGTAGCGACCAGACCCAGAAGCTTTTGCGGCAGCGCCTGCAACTTGTAGCGGACTATTGTCCCCCGCCCCGGCGATCTCGCAATCGACCAGGTCGTGAGCATCCACCTTCGAACGCTCCGCGGCAACACGAGCCGCGCGAGCGATCTCAGTCGATCTCTCATTGCGTGGATCCGCGTTGCGGCGGCTTTCTTGGAGAAAGGCTTTCGTAGAGCGAGACGACCTTCTGCCACTCCGACTTTGCATCCAACCTTGCGAGAGTCTTCCGCGTGCTGGCAGCGAAGGTCGCTCGGAGTTGCTTGTCCTGGACCAGGCGGTTGATCGATTCCGCGATGGAACGCGGATCGTAGGGATCGAACGTCAACCCGACCTCGTTCTCGACGACAAGGCGCTTCGCCTCGGGGTACTGCGCAACGAGGACGGGAAGATCGGCGGCCAAGTATTCAAATATCTTGTTGGGGAGCGCAAAGGTGAAGTTGCGGCACAAGGCCGGCAACGTCCAAATCCCGGCATCCGCTCCTCGGGCGGCCGCGACGACGTCCTTCGACGGCACCGGCGGAGCAAGCACAACCCTGTCCTCCACGCCCGTGCGTTGCGCCAATGCCAGATAGTCGGGCCCAAACAGATCCAGAGAAGGACCCCGAATGACGAAGATACAATCAGGCGCATAGGCAAGGGATTCAATAATCGGCTCGATCAGGCGCGTCGGGCCAGTCCCTCCCTGCCACAGCAGAACGAACGTCGAGTCCGGCAGCCCCAGTTGCTGCTTCAGCGGCGGATACTCGCGCGACGGCGTCACCGCGATATCGGGAATGTTGCGGACCACGACGGGACGGCTGCCGCCGAGCTCGGCCTCCATTGCATCCGCAATTGAGTCACAGACAGTGATCGTGGCGGACGCCTCGTTAAGACAACGAACTTCCAGCTCCTGAAGCGCCCGCTTCCACTCGGAAGGATACGGCGCCCAGGCGGACTGCTTCGTGTTCCAATGAACATTCTCAGAAAACCACTCGTGGAAGTCGACCACTAGGTGCGCGCCCCGGTACTTTGCCGCCGCCATCGCGGCATAGGCGGTGGAGAGATCATGCGCATGGTACGCAAATGGCTTCCTCTTCACCGCTTCCAGGTAAAGCTGTTCCGCAAGGTAACCAGGCTGCTCGCTCATGAACGTCGCTGCCGTCCAATCGGCGTGCTGAATATGAACGTGCGGTCCCCAATCAAGATTGAAGGTTGCCCCTGCACCCTTCGAGGGCTCGGGACAGATCACCGTCACGTCATATCCGGCGGCGCCGAGTGCACGCGCTTCTCTTTCAACCCTTGGGTCCACACGCAGATCGGAGACGACAAGCATCACCACTTCGCGACCAGAGGCAGATCTGCCAATCTGTCTATTTCGCGACTTGGCATCACCCGCAGCAGACATCTTCGGGATTCGAGCCTGCGCGAACTGCGCGCGACGGATCACAAGCTCTGAGACCAACGCATTCCACCGGCCGAAAAGGAAATAGAATACCGGCCGCAACGCGCGAAAAAGAGGAGGATACTGCTTGATGAAAGATGAGATCTGCTTAAGCATCATTCTATGGCAACTCTACGAAATCTGCATCGGTGCTGCGGGAAACGCCATCACCACTGACCCACCAGCAAATTGCTATACGCCTTGCACTGGAGAGCAACAATTCTTTCCGCGGAATGGAACGTCGACATCCATTGAGTAGCAGCCCGGCCTCGGCCTTGGGTATCAAGAGGATCCTGGATGACTTCCCGCATTCGCGCCGCGCATTCAGCGACGTTACCGGCCGCGAGCAACGGCGGCTCTTGACCAAAAAACAGGGCCGTCTGTTGCCGGTCGATGATGGAAATCAGCCGAACACCCAACGCCATCGTCTCGAACCCAACGCCGCCGAGAGCTGGAATAACGAACTGGTCAACGACTGCATGCGACACACAGTAGCGCTGCCACAGTTCCCGCTTGGACATGGTCGGGACCCATTCAACCAGCTTCGACAGACCCAGTTCCTCGATCAACTCCTTGCTATCCGCGACCTCCTGGCCCCATTCGACGAATACGAGCTTAAAGTCGGTCCGTTCTCGTGCAATCTCCGCAGCTGCGCGAATGACGACGTCATTGCCCTTCTGCCATGACACGCTTCCACGCTTCCAATGGTGACGAGACGGGCTGAAGAAAATGACAGGCCCGTTTTTCGCAGGCGCAAGCTCGGGATGCGCCGCACGATATTCTTTCAGTTTCTGGTCGTCGAATGCGTGCGGCAAATGGAACACGCGCTCTGGCTTCAACCCAAGCCGCTCCACCGAAGGAAACACGTCGGAATTCGTGACAAACACCACCGGCGCGCGCTGATACGAGATGCGGCATATCAGGCCGGTCAGATTGTTTTCGAACGGAATGTCACGAAGTGTCCCGTGCTCGTAGCAGCAGAAGTTCTTGACGCCGTTGATCATAGGTATCAGCCCGTCGATGGCATATCCCTGAATGATGTCATAGTGCGAGAGGATATCCTCGAAGGGCCTTGGATGCAGCGTTATATATTCCTCGCGATAGCTGAGCGATTGACCATCAAGTTCGGAAGGATCCGTCCTGATTTCATCGAGCAATGTTTCAATTTCCCTTGCTCGCGTTACTGGATCAGACATCGATCGTCCCACGCAGCCGGAAGCCGAGACCGGAATGAGCTTGAGCATTGCTCGCTCTAGGAGCGACAGGAAGCGGGAGACCAGCAAGCGGGCAAACGAAGACGACCTCTCCAGAATTCCGCCGACGCGGAGCCGATGAACATCCTCCCGTAACGCACTGAGTGCGTCGCGAGCCTCCGCATCAGCTTGCGGACCGCGACGCGTAGTCTTCAACCATGCCGCAGCTGAGATTCGGTCCAGCCAATTCGCCTCGGATCGGCCCGTGTTGGATTCCGGTCCGAGCACGCCATTTGCCACGAACGTTCCAAGCCAGATTCTATACAGGCTAAGAGGTTGCCTGTTCCCGTCCGATGACCGAGCGCGCCCCCTGAGCCAGAGCAGGAATTTCAGATGTTTAGGAACATATTTGGCGAGGAAGCCCTTGTTGTCGCCGGAACGAGCGTCCTGAAGGGCGGTCAATTCCAATTCCAACCATTTCAAATATGCCGTGGTTCTCCAACCCGCGTTCCTGGCGCGAAGGTATTCAATGCAAAGCGCGGATGGGCCCTGAACGAACCAATGGGGTCGCTTCCATCCCTTCAGGCTTGTCGCCCACCAATCGGGCCTGAAATGATCCTGCCCAAGCGCCGAGGACCCCTCTTGCAGCGCGCCATCCTCCCACTCCGGGCACCCCATGATGTGGTAGTAGTTGTAACATAACACGTCGGCCTGGATGCCGAGCTTCCGCTGAATGCGGGCATTGTTGTAGGCATTGTTGGCTATGTTGCCGATGTGAAGAACGCGAAGCGGCCGGCCCATTCTGCGCTGAAAGTCGTCGATCAAACGCAAGGCGCGTGCGTTTTCCGCCTCGATCGCCTGCGTTGAGTCGATTTGATTCAGGCTACTCTCGAGGCCGGTTTCGACATAGGGAATTGACACTGGTTTAGGCGCCCCGCGCACTGGTAACGCGCCCGCAAGAGCAGTTCGAATGTTCGAGCAGGGATCGTTTTGACGGCATCACGAATTCAGCGACTTCGCGCTTTCGGCGATTGTTGCTTTCAGCGGCTTTGGCAAATCCGCGGTCTCCACATATAGATCCGCCAAATGCTTGCCGAGCGCCTCCACAGAGTAGTTCTTCCGGACATAATCAGGGCCGGCGGCTCCGGCTTCCGAAAGCCGTGTGCGGTCCGAGATCAGCCGACCCAAGACTTCCTTGATCGTATCCGGATTTGCCTCAATGACCGGGCAGGTTTCGCGATCGGCGATCGCTACTCCATCGTGCAAATAGCAGATGACGGGACAGCCCGATGCCATTGCCTCAACGGCAGTCAAGCCGAAGGATCCGCTTATGAGCTGGTCGACAAGAACGTCGATCTTCTGCATCGCCTCCAGTATTTCATGGTGCGGCTTTCCGCTCAGTAGCAAGAGCTCGACTGCATGACCTTCAGCCTGCAGGGAGTGGATTGCGCCTTCCAGATATTTTGTCCCCTTGAAATAGCCGTGGTTCGGAAAGTGACCCACAACCAGCTTGCCATCCCCTTGAGACCAGGATCGTCGGGGAGAGAATTTATTAATATCGACCGTCAGGTACGGCACGTTTCGAGCGCCAGGGATAAGCTTCATGGCCAACCCGTGCGCCACCACGGCAGTCGAGTATTCTCTGATGACCTGCAGCATGGCAGCGCCGCCGGCATCGTCGCAGACACAATAAACCCCGGGATCAGGACATTCGGAGCAGAAGTTCCATTTTCCAAGCGCCAGGTTCTTCTCGCGCATTCTGTGGTCGGCACCGTATGCGTAGGTATAGAGCCGCTTGCCAGCCTGGCGATATATTTCCATCTCGCGCACCGCAATTCCAAAGCGGGGACTGCCATAGCCACCGGCCGGTTCGATGATGCCGCGATCATTGTAAAGATGAAAGAAATCGAAGTTGGCAATGGCCCAAACCAGCATGAGCCATCGAAACAGGAACCAATCCTCACCACGCTCAGCTACAAGACGCGCCTGAATTTCCGAGCATACGACATCAAAGTTCGATGAAGTGTGGTAGGTGGTGAACACCAGCGAGCGGGCGTTCACGCCCAGAGCGCGATCTGCAGCAACGCCTGCGCTCAGATTGACGATCGGCGTGACCCCCCAGAGAGAGTTCATCTCGCCTCGCAGCAGTCGATCCGCAGCGATCACGCGACAATCGGCCACCAGAGCATCCCAGAAGTCGCGCGCATCAGGGGATTGATCGGGATTTAGAAACGGTCGCAGCGCATCCAGCATGGTCGTGAGGAGCTCGTAGTCGCCCTCGGCAGCAACCCGGTTCACATTCTCGATGATCGCCTGATCTACGCGTCTTCGCTGCGGTGTCGACGAAAGCGCAGAGACAGCTGCGCCAAAATTGTGGTTCTTTCGCGCGAGCTGGGAGAGCCTGGGAAAGCACGAGCCCCCCAACATGTAACGAACCGACCGAAATAGCTTCGAAGACACCGGCTGCGTTCCGCACTTGCCTCAAGCGCTGGCTCGATTGATGCAATCAACCACCCGGCGCTGATCCTCCTCCGTCATGTTCGGAAAAATCGGCAATGTGATCGTCGTGTCCTCCGCAAGTGCCGCGTTCGGAAACTGCTCAGGGCGCAGGCCATACTTGTTCTTGTAGTAGCCGAGCCGATGCACCGCATGCGTGCCCGGTCGGGTCTGAATTCCTGCGGCAGCCAGCGCCGCCATCACCGCGTTGCGGCGCTCGCGATGCCCGTCAACGATACGAATAACGTAGGATTGAAATGCATGCCCATCGACGTCGCCGCCGAGCGGTCGCACAATCGAATTGTTCCCGGCGAGCAACTCGGAATAGCGATGGCCGAGACGCCTGCGTTCTGCCAGCAGCCGCTCGAGCTTGCCCATTTGCGCGACCCCAACCGCCGCCTGGATGTCGGACAAGCGCAAGTTGAAGCCGAGATTGTCAAACGTCGCCATCGTCCACGGGCCGTGAGGCTCGATCGACGAATCCGGAGCGCCGGTCGAGCCGTGGTTGCGCTGCGACCGCACGCGTTCCGCAAGATCATCGCGGTTGGTGGTTACGGCGCCGCCCTCACCCGTCGTGACGGCCTTACGCGGGTGGAATGAAAAGCAGCCGATGTCGCCAATCGCGCCAACCAGCCTGCCCTTGTAGGTCGTGCCGATTGCGCATGCGGCGTCTTCGATCACCTGAATGCCACGCGGCCGCGCAATGGCCAGGATCTCGTCCATCGGGGCGGCAAGGCCGAACAGGTGGACCGCGATGATGGCCTTCGTGCGTGGCGTGATCGCGGCTTCCAGCCGTTCCGGATCGATATTGAAAGTCGACAGATCGACATCGACGAAGACGGGCTTCGCACCGACATATTCAGCCGAGTGCGCGCTTGTGACCCACGTGAAAGCGGGAACAATCACCTCGTCTCCCGGCCCAAGCTTCAGGGCCATGGTCGCCAGATGCAGCGCGGCGGTGCAAGACGTACACGCAAGGGCATGCTTGACGTCGTGCTTCTCTGCAATGAGCCGCTCGAATCGTTCTGTGAGCGGCCCCTGCGTAACCCACTTCGAGTCGAGGCACTCTCGCAGCAACGCAATTTCAGCTTCGTCGAAACTCGGTTCTGTGATGTTCATTGGATCGCTACTCTCGATGCCAGGAATCCGGCGGTGCGCTGAGGGACAGGTCTTTGACCTGACCTCAGGCCGAATACACTTCCACTCCGTAAGGTGCCAGCTTCGCCTTCACTTGATCGAAATAGACCGGGCTGATCGCCAACGCCACGTGCCGGATCCCCAATTCCTTGATCTTGTCGAGACCGCCCACCGGACGTCCGTTCAAGCCGCTTCCCCACGTGGAACGATTTTCGTCGAGATACGCCGCGATCTTCCCGGCGTCGAAGCCGAGGTAGAACGGCGCAAACAAGCCCGACGACCCCAAGCCGAAAATGGCGAATGGCTCGCCGGACGCATCGGCTGCCTTGCGGCACCGATCGATCGCATCCATCGCAACCTTGGCCACGGTCGAGTTCTGATCAACCGTGTGCCGAT from Bradyrhizobium sp. B124 includes:
- a CDS encoding DegT/DnrJ/EryC1/StrS family aminotransferase, with protein sequence MNITEPSFDEAEIALLRECLDSKWVTQGPLTERFERLIAEKHDVKHALACTSCTAALHLATMALKLGPGDEVIVPAFTWVTSAHSAEYVGAKPVFVDVDLSTFNIDPERLEAAITPRTKAIIAVHLFGLAAPMDEILAIARPRGIQVIEDAACAIGTTYKGRLVGAIGDIGCFSFHPRKAVTTGEGGAVTTNRDDLAERVRSQRNHGSTGAPDSSIEPHGPWTMATFDNLGFNLRLSDIQAAVGVAQMGKLERLLAERRRLGHRYSELLAGNNSIVRPLGGDVDGHAFQSYVIRIVDGHRERRNAVMAALAAAGIQTRPGTHAVHRLGYYKNKYGLRPEQFPNAALAEDTTITLPIFPNMTEEDQRRVVDCINRASA
- a CDS encoding glycosyltransferase — encoded protein: MSSKLFRSVRYMLGGSCFPRLSQLARKNHNFGAAVSALSSTPQRRRVDQAIIENVNRVAAEGDYELLTTMLDALRPFLNPDQSPDARDFWDALVADCRVIAADRLLRGEMNSLWGVTPIVNLSAGVAADRALGVNARSLVFTTYHTSSNFDVVCSEIQARLVAERGEDWFLFRWLMLVWAIANFDFFHLYNDRGIIEPAGGYGSPRFGIAVREMEIYRQAGKRLYTYAYGADHRMREKNLALGKWNFCSECPDPGVYCVCDDAGGAAMLQVIREYSTAVVAHGLAMKLIPGARNVPYLTVDINKFSPRRSWSQGDGKLVVGHFPNHGYFKGTKYLEGAIHSLQAEGHAVELLLLSGKPHHEILEAMQKIDVLVDQLISGSFGLTAVEAMASGCPVICYLHDGVAIADRETCPVIEANPDTIKEVLGRLISDRTRLSEAGAAGPDYVRKNYSVEALGKHLADLYVETADLPKPLKATIAESAKSLNS